In Mercurialis annua linkage group LG5, ddMerAnnu1.2, whole genome shotgun sequence, a single genomic region encodes these proteins:
- the LOC126680608 gene encoding SNARE-interacting protein KEULE-like, translated as MSFSDSDASSSGGEYKNFRQISRERLLHEMLRSAKTGDSKSTWKVLIMDKLTVKIMSYSCKMADITQEGVSLVEDIYRRRQPLPSMDAIYFIQATKENVVMFMSDMSGRSPLYKKAYVFFSSPISKDLVTHIKRDGTVVPRIGALREMNLEYFAIDSQGFVTDNERALEELFGDDEDSRRGDACLNVMATRIATVFASLREFPLVRYRAAKSLDVTTMTTSRDLIPTKLAARVWDRLAHYKKDHFPQSETCELLILDRSVDQMAPIIHEWTYDAMCHDLLNMEGNKYVYEVPGKAGGPPEKKEVLLEEHDPIWLELRHAHIADASERLHEKMTNFVSKNKAAQIHNGSRDGELSTRDLQKMVQALPQYSEQIEKLSLHVEIAGKINKIIREMGLRDIGQLEQDLVFGDKGTTDVIKFLNTNEGATRENKLRLLMILSAIYPEKFDGEKGRNLMKLANLPEDDMNAVNNMRLLASPESKKSSSATFSLKFDIHKKKRAARKDRAATEETTWQLSRFYPMIEELIEKLSKGELSKDEYPCMNDPSASFNGTSHPASVNQAPVAQSRRSRPAATWARPRSSDDGYSSDSILRHASSDFRRMGRRIFVFIVGGATRSELRVCHKLTSKLQREVILGSSSLDDPPQFITKLKLLTADELSLDDLQI; from the exons ATGTCGTTCTCAGATTCTGACGCGTCATCTTCCGGTGGCGAGTACAAAAATTTCAGGCAAATCAGCCGTGAAC GTTTGTTACATGAAATGCTTCGATCAGCAAAAACAGGGGATTCAAAATCAACATGGAAG gtGCTCATCATGGACAAACTAACTGTAAAGATAATGTCTTATTCGTGCAAGATGGCTGATATAACACAGGAAGGAGTTTCAT TGGTAGAAGATATATACAGGCGAAGACAGCCATTACCTTCCATGGATGCTATATACTTTATCCAAGCAACAAAAGAGaa CGTTGTCATGTTCATGTCAGACATGTCTGGGAGGTCACCTCTATACAAGAA AGCATATGTTTTCTTCAGCTCACCTATCTCAAAAGATTTAGTCACGCATATTAAGAGGGATGGAACTGTAGTGCCTCGCATTGGAGCACTCAGAGAG ATGAATTTGGAGTATTTTGCTATAGATAGTCAG GGTTTTGTGACTGATAATGAGAGGGCTTTAGAGGAACTTTTCGGTGATGATGAGGATTCTCGCAGAGGTGATGCATGTTTGAATGTGATGGCTACACGCATAGCTACTGTTTTTGCCTCTTTAAGG GAATTTCCTCTTGTGCGATATCGTGCTGCCAAGTCCCTTGATGTAACCACAATGACAACTTCTCGTGATTTGATCCCAACAAAACTTGCTGCTAGAGTTTGGGACCGTCTGGCACACTATAAGAAAGATCATTTTCCTCAGTCAGAAACATGTGAGCTACTTATATTAGATAGATCTGTAGATCAG ATGGCTCCTATCATACACGAGTGGACATATGATGCCATGTGCCATGATTTACTTAACATGGAGGGAAATAAGTATGTTTATGAG GTTCCTGGCAAAGCAGGTGGTCCTCCTGAGAAAAAAGAGGTTCTTTTGGAGGAACATGATCCCATATGGCTTGAGCTTCGCCATGCTCATATAGCAGAT GCTAGTGAACGATTGCATGAGAAGATGACCAACTTTGTATCAAAGAATAAAGCTGCACAAATTCACAATGGTTCAAG AGATGGTGAACTTTCCACACGTGATTTGCAAAAGATGGTTCAAGCATTGCCACAATACAGTGAACAAATTGAGAAACTTTCCCTTCATGTAGAG ATTGCaggaaaaattaacaaaattatcaGGGAGATGGGGCTTCGTGACATAGGTCAATTGGAACAGGACCTAGTTTTTGGAGATAAAGGAACAACTGATGTAATTAAGTTTTTGAATACAAATGAG GGTGCAACACGTGAAAATAAGTTGCGCTTGTTGATGATTCTTTCAGCCATATATCCTGAAAAGTTTGATGGTGAAAAGGGTCGGAATCTAATGAAG TTAGCTAATTTACCAGAAGATGACATGAATGCTGTGAATAATATGAGATTGCTTGCATCTCCAGAATCAAAAAAGAGTTCATCTGCAACTTTTTCTTTGAAGTTTGACATTCACAAG AAGAAGCGTGCCGCTAGAAAAGACCGAGCTGCCACTGAAGAAACAACATGGCAATTATCTCGATTTTACCCTATGATAGAG GAACTTATTGAGAAACTCAGTAAAGGAGAATTATCAAAGGATGAATATCCATGTATGAATGACCCAAGTGCAAGCTTTAATGGGACATCCCACCCTGCATCAGTAAATCAAGCTCCAGTTGCCCAATCGAGAAGATCAAGACCAGCAGCAACATGGGCTAGACCTCGAAGTTCTGATGATGGCTATTCAAG TGATTCGATACTGAGACATGCATCTAGTGATTTCAGAAGGATGGGCCGGcgtatttttgtatttattgtaGGTGGGGCTACTAGATCTGAG CTAAGGGTATGCCACAAGCTTACAAGTAAGCTACAAAGGGAAGTGATTCTAGGCTCATCAAGTCTTGATGATCCTCCACAATTTATTACG AAACTGAAACTTCTTACGGCAGACGAATTATCACTGGATGATCTACAAATATAA